In the genome of Candidatus Zixiibacteriota bacterium, the window GGAGATGGCGTTGAGGAAGCCGGAGCAGGCGGCGCTGACGTCGAACGAAAAGGCGTTGCGCGCCCCCAGCATGTCCTCGAGCACGCACGCCGAGGATGGAAAAGGGTAGTCCGGCGTAACCGTTCCCATGATGATCGCGTCGAGCTCCTCGGCGGCGACCCCCGCGTCGTCGAGCGCCCGCTTCGCGGCGTGAAAGGCCATGTCCGCGTTGCCCTTGCCCTCTTCGAGAACACGTCTTTCCTTGATGCCGGTGCGCACCGTGATCCAGTGGTCGCTGGTGTCCACCATCATTTCCAGATCGTGGTTCGTGATGACCTTGGACGGGACCTCCGACCCGGTCCCGAGCACCACGCTCCGCCTCTGCGAATCCCTCATTCAGCCCTCCTCAGTACGATGCAAGCGTTGGTGCCGCCGAAGCCGAACGAGTTGGAAAGAGCCACACGGAGATCCGCTTTGCGGGCCTGATTCGGCGTATAGTCGAGGTCGCACTCGGGGTCAGGATTCTCGTAGTTGATGGTCGGCGGAATGATTCCGTGGTAGAGCGCCAGCACCGAGTAGATTCCTTCCACGGCTCCGGCGGCCCCCAGGAGATGGCCGGTCATCGACTTCGTCGAGCTCACGGCCAGCTTGTGGGCGTGCTCGCCGAAAACCGCCTTGATCGCCTGCGTCTCGTTCGCGTCGTTGTACTCCGTCGACGTGCCGTGGGCGTTGATGTAGTCGACCTCCTCGGGGCGGATTCCCGCGTCCCTCAGCGCCAGGCGCATGCAGCGCGCCGCGCCCTCGCCGCCGGGAGAGGGCGAGGTCATGTGATGGGCGTCGCCGTTGGCCCCGTAGCCGACGATCTCGGCGTAGATCTTCGCCCCGCGTCTGAGCGCCCGCTCCCGCTCCTCGAGAATGAGAACGCCGGACCCTTCAGCGATCACGAACCCGTCGCGGTCGCGGTCGAAGGGCCGGCTGGCGCGCTCGGGCTCGTCGTTGCGGGTGGAAAGCGCCTTCATCGCGCTGAACCCCCCGACCCCGAGCGGCGTGATCGCCGACTCCGCGCCGCCGGCGATCACCGCGTCCTGCAACCCGCGCGCGACCAGGTGAAAGGCCTCCCCGATGGCGTGGGTTCCCGACGCACACGCCGAGGTGGGCGTCCAGTTCACCCCTTTGGCGCCGTAGCGGATCGCGATCTGCCCCGGCGCCAGATTCGAGATCGACTTGGGAATGAAGAAGGGCGATATCTTTCGCGGCCCGCCTTCAAGGTAAG includes:
- the fabF gene encoding beta-ketoacyl-ACP synthase II; this encodes MEPRRVVVTGLGLVTPLGTGVQKNWEALVAGRSGIRKIDRFADVDAFPSRVAGQVPDFRADAFIEPKEIKKMDLFIQYSVAAAAMAMEDSGLKIDPAEAESVGVIIGVGLCGIETIEATEKAYLEGGPRKISPFFIPKSISNLAPGQIAIRYGAKGVNWTPTSACASGTHAIGEAFHLVARGLQDAVIAGGAESAITPLGVGGFSAMKALSTRNDEPERASRPFDRDRDGFVIAEGSGVLILEERERALRRGAKIYAEIVGYGANGDAHHMTSPSPGGEGAARCMRLALRDAGIRPEEVDYINAHGTSTEYNDANETQAIKAVFGEHAHKLAVSSTKSMTGHLLGAAGAVEGIYSVLALYHGIIPPTINYENPDPECDLDYTPNQARKADLRVALSNSFGFGGTNACIVLRRAE